The Rhizobium sp. ZPR4 DNA segment GAGCCATGTGGGACGAAGACAATGCCAGCCGCCATCTCGGCATGGAGTTGCTTTCCGTAGCATCCGGGGAGGCTACGCTCTCGATGGCGATCACCGAGGCGATGACGAATGGTCATGGCACCTGTCACGGTGGCTACATCTTCACACTTGCCGACTCGGCATTCGCATTCGCCTGCAATAGCTACAACCAGCGCACCGTCGCCCAGCACTGTTCGGTGACCTACATCGCGCCGGCATTCAAGGGCGACCGGCTGACGGCGACGGCACGGGAGGTATCGCGCAGAGGACGTGGCGGCATCTACGACATTGCGATCACCAATCAGGAGGGCGAGCAGATCGCGGAATTCCGCGGCCACTCGCGAATGGTCAAGGGCACGTTTCTGCCGGAATAGGGTTCACGCCGGCAACGCCCAGCATTTCTGGAGGAGACATTCATGGAAAACCTTTCCCCGCGCGCCGGCGAGCTGGAAGCGATCGAGGTAACCTCGCGCGACGAGATTTCCGTGCTGCAGCTCGAGCGGATGAAATGGTCGCTGACCCACGCCTACGAGAATTCGCCCTTTTACCGGCAGCGCTTTGACGAAGCTGGCGTACATCCTTCCGATCTGAAGACCCTATCGGATCTGGCCAAATTCCCCTTCACCACAAAGAAGGATCTCCGCGACACCTATCCCTTCGGCATGTTTGCCGTGCCGCGCGAGAAGCTTGCCCGCATCCACGCGTCCTCCGGCACGACAGGCAAGCCGACCGTCGTCGGTTATACCGCCAGGGACGTCGACACCTGGGCGACCGTCGTTGCCCGTTCGATCCGCGCCGCCGGCGGCCGCGCCGGCGATCTGGTGCATGTCGCCTATGGCTATGGCTTGTTCACCGGCGGCCTCGGCGCGCATTATGGCGCGGAAAAGCTCGGCTGTACGGTCGTACCGATCTCCGGCGGCATGACGGAACGGCAAGTGACGCTGATGCAGGATTTCAAGCCGCGCATCATCATGGTGACGCCCTCCTATATGCTGTCGATCCTCGACGAATTCCGCCGCCAGGGTCTCGACCCGCGAGAAAGCTCGCTTGCCGTCGGCATCTTCGGCGCCGAGCCATGGACCAATGCCATGCGCGAGGAAATCGAACACGCCTTCGACATGCACGCCGTCGATATCTATGGCCTGTCTGAAGTCATAGGCCCAGGCGTTGCCAGCGAATGCGTCGAGAGCAAGGATGGGCTGCACATATGGGAAGATCATTTCTATCCGGAGATCATCGATCCCGCCACCGGCACGGTCTTGCCGGATGGCGAACTCGGCGAACTGGTGTTCACCACGCTCACCAAGGAAGGGCTTCCGATCATTCGCTACCGCACGCGCGACCTGACGCGGCTGCTGCCCGGCACAGCACGCTCGATGCGCCGTATGGAAAAGGTGACGGGGCGCTCCGACGACATGATGATCCTGCGTGGGGTCAATGTCTTCCCGACACAGATCGAGGAACAGATACTCAAATGTCGCGGGCTTGCGCCACACTTCCAGATCGAGCTGACGCGCTCCGGCCGCATGGACAACATGACCGTTCATGTGGAGTGCACGCTAGACGCGGCGGACGAAATCGCGCGCGGCGTTTCGGCAAAGGAACTTACCCATCACATCAAGAGCGTGGTGGGTGTCTCGACGAAAATCACCGTGCATTCGCCGGGTGGCGTCGCCCGCTCCGAAGGCAAGGCGAAACGCGTCGTCGATAATCGTCCGAAGGAATGATAGGCATCCAGCGGGATAGCCTGACAAGGATTTGACTGTATATAGGGAAGGTCGGCCGCACCAAGCGACCATGACCAGCAGGGAATAAGCAGAGCAGGATCACATGGCACGCACGCGCGCAGTTGATTTCGAGGAAAAGCAGCGTGGCATCTTGGCTAGCGCTGCGGCGGTCTTTGCCGAGGTCGGCATGGAGAAGGCATCCATGTCGATGATCGCCTCGCACAGCAATGTCTCGAAGGCCCTGCTCTATCACTACTATCCCGGCAAGGACGCGCTGATCTTCGACATCGTGCAAACACACCTGACGGAGCTGGAAGGCGCAATCGAAGCAGCAGACCGTTTGGATATCACACCGCAGGAGCGGCTGCGCCTGCTCGTGAAAGCCGTGTTGAAAAACTATGAA contains these protein-coding regions:
- the paaI gene encoding hydroxyphenylacetyl-CoA thioesterase PaaI yields the protein MSTVQSLSPQALAEACARAMWDEDNASRHLGMELLSVASGEATLSMAITEAMTNGHGTCHGGYIFTLADSAFAFACNSYNQRTVAQHCSVTYIAPAFKGDRLTATAREVSRRGRGGIYDIAITNQEGEQIAEFRGHSRMVKGTFLPE
- the paaK gene encoding phenylacetate--CoA ligase PaaK — protein: MENLSPRAGELEAIEVTSRDEISVLQLERMKWSLTHAYENSPFYRQRFDEAGVHPSDLKTLSDLAKFPFTTKKDLRDTYPFGMFAVPREKLARIHASSGTTGKPTVVGYTARDVDTWATVVARSIRAAGGRAGDLVHVAYGYGLFTGGLGAHYGAEKLGCTVVPISGGMTERQVTLMQDFKPRIIMVTPSYMLSILDEFRRQGLDPRESSLAVGIFGAEPWTNAMREEIEHAFDMHAVDIYGLSEVIGPGVASECVESKDGLHIWEDHFYPEIIDPATGTVLPDGELGELVFTTLTKEGLPIIRYRTRDLTRLLPGTARSMRRMEKVTGRSDDMMILRGVNVFPTQIEEQILKCRGLAPHFQIELTRSGRMDNMTVHVECTLDAADEIARGVSAKELTHHIKSVVGVSTKITVHSPGGVARSEGKAKRVVDNRPKE
- a CDS encoding TetR/AcrR family transcriptional regulator; amino-acid sequence: MARTRAVDFEEKQRGILASAAAVFAEVGMEKASMSMIASHSNVSKALLYHYYPGKDALIFDIVQTHLTELEGAIEAADRLDITPQERLRLLVKAVLKNYEGADNEHKVQLNGTHALSQEQLSELRTIERRIVKRFSGVIEDLNPDLNKNRPLLMPVTMSLFGMMNWVYMWFRPNGPITRDEYADIATTLILEGVKAVR